In Lewinellaceae bacterium, a single window of DNA contains:
- a CDS encoding DUF4199 domain-containing protein translates to MQKYTHEIKWGLIFTAAALLWIAFEKAMGWHGEKIAQHPTMTNLFAIVAIAVYVFALLEKRKKLGGVMTWKEGFISGLLITLVVVLLSPLSQWLTHAVITPEYFNNAIAYAVENGKASQEQAESYFNLKSYMMQATIGGLVLGVVTSAIVALFVRKKGVEEG, encoded by the coding sequence ATGCAGAAATACACCCACGAGATCAAATGGGGCCTGATCTTCACCGCCGCCGCCCTGCTTTGGATAGCTTTTGAAAAAGCCATGGGCTGGCACGGCGAGAAGATTGCCCAGCATCCCACCATGACCAACCTGTTCGCAATCGTCGCAATCGCTGTTTACGTTTTTGCCCTCCTGGAGAAACGCAAAAAACTGGGCGGCGTGATGACCTGGAAAGAAGGCTTCATTTCCGGTTTGCTGATCACGCTAGTGGTTGTCCTACTTTCTCCTCTTTCTCAGTGGCTGACCCATGCGGTTATCACACCAGAATATTTCAACAACGCTATCGCTTATGCAGTGGAGAATGGAAAAGCCTCTCAGGAGCAAGCCGAAAGCTATTTTAACCTAAAGAGTTATATGATGCAGGCGACGATTGGCGGCTTGGTATTGGGGGTAGTGACTTCGGCTATTGTGGCGCTTTTTGTGAGGAAAAAGGGGGTGGAGGAAGGGTAA
- a CDS encoding CHAT domain-containing protein has product MRSAVRPNRPGRHALAGRIPPGNGSGGGRPAGSGEQPRTLRPEVNKLRVMDALRQAAIFHFAGHGRLSATDGFRTGLQMAGGDVLAAAELLELNSPARLAVLSGCETGVSDRMEGDELFGMVHALLYAGVNTLLVSQWRVGDASTRALLTAFYRCAYGAERLPPVLALQQAMREVYKDFPEEGFYHWGAFAVIGAP; this is encoded by the coding sequence ATCCGCAGCGCTGTTCGCCCAAACCGGCCTGGAAGACATGCGCTGGCGGGCAGAATTCCACCAGGCAATGGTAGCGGAGGAGGCCGGCCGGCTGGAAGCGGCGAACAGCCCCGAACGCTCCGCCCTGAGGTCAATAAATTGCGGGTGATGGACGCCCTGCGGCAAGCCGCTATTTTCCACTTCGCCGGCCACGGGCGCCTCTCCGCCACCGACGGCTTCCGCACCGGCCTGCAGATGGCGGGAGGAGACGTGCTGGCCGCCGCAGAACTGCTGGAATTGAACTCCCCGGCCCGGCTGGCGGTGCTTAGCGGCTGCGAAACGGGCGTCAGCGACCGGATGGAAGGAGACGAACTCTTCGGCATGGTGCATGCCCTGCTCTACGCGGGCGTCAACACCCTGCTCGTCAGCCAATGGCGCGTCGGCGACGCCTCCACGAGAGCCCTGTTAACCGCTTTCTACCGTTGCGCCTACGGAGCGGAACGGTTGCCTCCCGTCCTGGCCCTGCAGCAGGCGATGCGGGAGGTTTACAAGGATTTTCCGGAGGAGGGGTTCTACCATTGGGGAGCGTTTGCTGTGATCGGAGCGCCTTAA
- a CDS encoding Bro-N domain-containing protein, with the protein MEEHNKIIVFQEKQIRRVWENDEWWFAVVDVIEVLTDSVKPRDYWYRLKKREKEGSGVELSTICRQLKLESSDSKKYKTECANTEGMFRIIQSIPSPKAEPFKQWLAKVGYERVQEIENPELAAQRAREYYKALGYDEKWIETRLQSIQVRGQLTDEWKGRDVKEGLEYAILTAEISRATFGLAPSEYKNLKGLKRENLRDHMTNLELIFTMLGEEQTRQEAIKDDAQGFEENQEAAIKGGTAAGDALEAFEKRTGDRVVSSQNFKQQVEDAKQHKKLIGKSDEEE; encoded by the coding sequence ATGGAAGAACATAATAAAATCATCGTCTTTCAGGAAAAGCAAATTCGCCGTGTTTGGGAGAATGATGAATGGTGGTTTGCGGTTGTAGATGTTATCGAGGTGCTTACAGACAGTGTAAAGCCCCGTGATTATTGGTACAGGCTTAAAAAACGCGAAAAAGAAGGAAGCGGTGTTGAGTTGTCGACAATTTGTCGACAACTGAAACTGGAATCTTCGGACAGTAAAAAATACAAGACGGAGTGTGCCAATACAGAAGGCATGTTTAGGATTATTCAATCCATCCCTTCACCCAAAGCCGAGCCGTTTAAACAATGGCTGGCCAAGGTTGGCTATGAGCGGGTGCAGGAAATTGAGAACCCGGAACTGGCGGCCCAAAGAGCGCGGGAATATTACAAAGCTCTTGGCTATGACGAAAAGTGGATAGAAACCCGCCTACAATCTATCCAGGTGCGTGGACAGCTCACAGACGAATGGAAAGGCCGGGATGTAAAAGAGGGGCTGGAATACGCCATCCTTACCGCAGAGATCAGCCGCGCCACGTTCGGGCTTGCCCCGTCTGAATACAAGAACCTCAAAGGTTTGAAGCGCGAGAATTTGCGCGATCATATGACGAATCTTGAATTGATCTTTACGATGCTGGGCGAAGAACAAACCCGGCAAGAAGCGATCAAGGACGATGCGCAAGGCTTTGAAGAAAACCAGGAAGCAGCCATCAAAGGCGGCACCGCTGCCGGAGATGCTCTGGAAGCCTTTGAGAAAAGAACAGGCGACAGGGTTGTATCCAGCCAGAATTTTAAGCAGCAGGTTGAAGATGCAAAACAACATAAAAAGCTGATCGGCAAAAGTGACGAGGAAGAATAA
- a CDS encoding formylglycine-generating enzyme family protein: protein MKAWNPALFQKLEARHFPQMCEIAGGTYQMGSEEGYASEKPVHEVTVSSFQMAATPVTFWQYGLFCLAAGRDLPGDSGFGRGDKPVINLNWHEAIEYCNWLTDWLSPLEGAELEKVYTIEGDTVTADWSKNGFRLPTEAEWEYAARAVLSPSGRGKGGGNARFGNGKDIADPSEMNFDASHPYNEQKPDWYVKGKGRGATTGVREFAPNALGLYDMSGNVFEWCWDWWSEGEDSFYRTSDGANDPAGPPESIDGTRVVRGGSWFTVAYACRSGFRLRIHPIVRINYLGFRVVRRL from the coding sequence TTGAAGGCGTGGAACCCGGCCTTATTCCAAAAACTGGAAGCGCGCCACTTCCCCCAAATGTGCGAGATAGCCGGAGGAACCTACCAGATGGGCAGCGAAGAAGGCTATGCTAGTGAAAAGCCGGTGCACGAAGTCACCGTCAGCAGCTTTCAGATGGCGGCAACGCCGGTTACCTTCTGGCAGTACGGCCTGTTCTGCCTGGCTGCCGGCCGGGATTTGCCCGGCGACTCCGGCTTCGGCCGGGGCGATAAGCCGGTGATCAACCTCAACTGGCACGAGGCCATCGAATACTGCAACTGGCTGACGGATTGGCTCAGCCCGCTGGAGGGCGCGGAACTGGAAAAGGTGTATACGATTGAGGGGGACACGGTGACGGCCGACTGGAGCAAAAATGGTTTCCGCCTGCCTACCGAGGCGGAGTGGGAGTACGCCGCGCGAGCCGTTTTATCCCCCTCCGGGAGGGGGAAAGGGGGAGGAAACGCCCGTTTTGGCAATGGAAAGGACATAGCCGACCCTTCTGAAATGAACTTCGACGCCAGCCACCCCTACAATGAGCAGAAGCCGGATTGGTATGTGAAAGGCAAGGGCCGGGGCGCCACCACCGGGGTGCGGGAGTTCGCGCCCAATGCCCTGGGGCTGTATGATATGAGCGGCAATGTTTTTGAATGGTGCTGGGACTGGTGGAGCGAAGGGGAGGATAGTTTTTACCGGACGAGTGATGGCGCTAATGACCCTGCCGGGCCACCTGAAAGCATTGATGGCACCCGAGTGGTTCGTGGCGGGTCCTGGTTCACGGTTGCCTATGCGTGCCGTTCGGGCTTCCGCCTCAGGATCCACCCTATAGTACGGATCAATTATTTAGGCTTTCGGGTTGTCCGGCGCCTGTAA
- a CDS encoding 4'-phosphopantetheinyl transferase superfamily protein gives MVFILHAKVEKQLEEAQFEAFLKRLPADIRQRIRRYRRWQDAHACLMGKLLLIEGLNRLGLDGAALIHELQYTAHGRPYLPGPIDFNISHSGEYVLCAISERCRVGVDIEKVKPIGLPDFRGQMTEAEWATVTTAADPIQAFYSYWTRKEAAIKAHGHGLSLPLKEVILGEGEVLMERTAWPLYEVRLAPGYVCHLVTDARVEQEDIRVEEVTF, from the coding sequence ATGGTATTTATTCTCCATGCCAAAGTTGAAAAACAGTTGGAGGAAGCGCAATTCGAAGCCTTCCTGAAGCGACTGCCTGCTGACATCCGGCAACGGATTCGGCGATACCGCCGCTGGCAGGACGCCCACGCCTGCCTGATGGGCAAACTCCTGCTGATCGAAGGCCTCAACCGGCTCGGGCTGGACGGCGCCGCACTGATCCACGAGCTGCAGTATACCGCTCACGGCCGCCCCTACCTGCCTGGCCCGATCGACTTCAACATTTCCCACTCCGGCGAATACGTGCTGTGCGCCATCAGCGAGCGCTGCCGCGTGGGTGTCGACATCGAAAAAGTGAAGCCGATCGGGCTGCCCGACTTCCGGGGGCAGATGACCGAGGCGGAGTGGGCAACGGTAACCACCGCCGCCGATCCCATTCAGGCCTTCTACTCCTATTGGACGAGAAAGGAGGCGGCAATCAAGGCCCATGGCCACGGACTGAGCCTGCCGTTGAAGGAAGTGATCCTCGGAGAGGGAGAGGTTCTTATGGAAAGAACGGCCTGGCCACTGTACGAGGTCCGGTTGGCGCCGGGATATGTCTGCCATCTGGTGACGGATGCCCGTGTGGAACAGGAGGATATCCGAGTAGAAGAAGTAACTTTTTAA
- a CDS encoding RluA family pseudouridine synthase → MARKGKKYSAHQVGRVASDTSILDYCPRAFPLLGSKTAVKKAIAGGRLLHNGRPAQMEAMVRQGDRLELKGAGLQPAREFDMELEILYEDDYLLVANKPAGIAVNGNRIKTLENAVAGSVQPSGQPDALPRPVAVHRIDVPTRGLVLLAKTKSALIGLSKAFEQNAVRKEYVAVVHGKPPKEGVIDEPIKGKDAVTNFETMGSAPSRVFKNLSLVKLRPVTGRTHQLRIHLQQRGHLIVGDKEYARGQKTILGKGLFLCACRLEFVHPATNEKVVVEIEPPPRFGKLLERERERYGK, encoded by the coding sequence ATGGCAAGAAAAGGAAAAAAATACAGCGCCCACCAGGTGGGACGGGTAGCATCGGATACCAGCATCCTGGACTACTGCCCCCGCGCCTTCCCCCTACTGGGCAGCAAGACCGCCGTCAAAAAAGCCATCGCCGGCGGGCGCCTGCTGCACAACGGCCGCCCCGCCCAGATGGAGGCTATGGTCCGGCAAGGGGATCGCCTGGAACTAAAGGGCGCCGGCCTGCAGCCGGCCCGGGAGTTCGATATGGAGCTGGAAATTCTCTACGAGGACGACTACCTGCTGGTGGCCAACAAACCCGCGGGCATAGCGGTCAACGGCAACCGGATCAAGACCCTGGAGAATGCGGTAGCCGGATCGGTACAGCCGAGTGGCCAGCCCGACGCCTTGCCCCGCCCGGTGGCGGTGCACCGCATCGACGTGCCGACCCGGGGGCTGGTATTGCTCGCCAAAACCAAGAGCGCGCTGATCGGCCTGAGCAAGGCTTTTGAGCAGAATGCCGTCAGGAAGGAATACGTCGCGGTGGTGCACGGGAAACCACCGAAAGAAGGGGTGATCGATGAACCCATCAAAGGAAAGGATGCCGTGACGAATTTCGAAACCATGGGATCGGCGCCCTCCCGCGTTTTTAAAAACCTTTCCTTGGTAAAGCTTCGCCCGGTTACGGGCCGTACGCACCAGCTGCGCATCCACCTGCAGCAGCGGGGCCACCTCATCGTGGGCGATAAGGAGTACGCTCGGGGCCAGAAGACCATACTGGGCAAGGGGCTGTTCCTGTGTGCGTGCCGGCTGGAGTTCGTTCATCCGGCCACCAACGAGAAGGTAGTGGTGGAGATCGAGCCGCCGCCGCGGTTTGGGAAGTTGCTGGAAAGGGAGCGGGAGCGGTATGGCAAATAA